A single region of the Pseudomonas sp. PDM14 genome encodes:
- a CDS encoding enoyl-CoA hydratase/isomerase family protein yields the protein MAELPNTQTLLLEQVEGVLYVTLNRPESRNAMSLAMVEELRAVLRAVRVDLNVRALVLRGADGHFCAGGDIKDMAGARARGSDAYRELNRAFGSLLEEAQCAPQVLVAVLEGAVLGGGFGLACVSDIAIAHQGAKFGLPETSLGILPAQIAPFVVKRIGLTQARRLALTAARFDGAEALRLGLVHFSEADDQAVVDRLAECLQQIRQCAPGANAATKALLLATETENLGSLLDHAAGQFAEAVLGSEGAEGTMAFVQKRKPKWAE from the coding sequence ACCCTGCTGCTGGAGCAGGTCGAGGGCGTGCTCTACGTCACCCTCAACCGCCCGGAAAGCCGCAACGCCATGAGCCTGGCGATGGTCGAGGAACTGCGCGCCGTGCTGCGCGCGGTGCGCGTCGACCTGAACGTGCGCGCCCTGGTGCTGCGCGGCGCCGACGGCCACTTCTGCGCCGGCGGCGATATCAAGGACATGGCCGGTGCCAGAGCCCGCGGCAGCGACGCCTACCGCGAGCTGAACCGCGCCTTCGGCAGCCTGCTGGAGGAAGCCCAGTGCGCACCGCAGGTGCTGGTCGCCGTACTGGAAGGCGCAGTGCTCGGCGGCGGCTTTGGCCTGGCCTGCGTCTCCGACATCGCCATCGCCCACCAGGGCGCCAAGTTCGGCCTGCCGGAAACCAGCCTGGGCATTCTGCCGGCGCAGATCGCGCCGTTCGTGGTCAAGCGCATCGGCCTAACCCAGGCCCGTCGTCTGGCCCTGACTGCCGCCCGCTTCGACGGTGCCGAGGCCTTGCGCCTGGGCCTGGTGCACTTCAGCGAAGCCGACGACCAGGCCGTGGTCGACCGCCTCGCCGAATGCCTGCAGCAGATACGTCAGTGCGCACCGGGCGCCAATGCGGCGACCAAGGCGCTGCTGCTGGCCACCGAAACGGAGAACCTCGGCAGCCTGCTCGACCACGCCGCCGGCCAGTTCGCCGAAGCGGTGCTGGGCAGCGAAGGCGCGGAAGGCACCATGGCCTTCGTGCAGAAGCGCAAGCCGAAGTGGGCTGAGTGA